Proteins from a single region of Butyrivibrio fibrisolvens:
- the metK gene encoding methionine adenosyltransferase codes for MDKFIFTSESVTEGHPDKICDNISDAILDACMAQDPMSRVACETAACTGFVLITGEITTKANVDYAKIARQTICEIGYDNSAKGFDGNTCAVLVALDQQSADIAMGVDKALEARENQMTDEQLEAIGAGDQGMMFGYATNETEEYMPYAISLAHKLTKKLTEVRKNGTLDYLRADGKSQVSVEYDENGKVKRLEAIVISTQHDEKVTQEQIHEDIRKYVIDAVVDLSLVDDNTKIYINPTGRFVIGGPQGDAGLTGRKIIVDTYGGAARHGGGAFSGKDCTKVDRSAAYAARYVAKNIVAAGLADRAEIQLSYAIGVAQPTSILVDTFGTGKVSDEKLTEAVRKVFDLRPAGIIKMLDLRRPIYKQTAAYGHFGRNDLNLPWEQTNKVEELKAAVNA; via the coding sequence ATGGATAAGTTTATTTTCACATCAGAGTCAGTTACAGAAGGACATCCTGATAAAATCTGCGACAACATCTCTGACGCAATTCTTGATGCCTGCATGGCACAGGACCCAATGAGCCGCGTTGCCTGCGAGACAGCAGCCTGCACAGGTTTCGTTCTCATCACAGGTGAGATCACAACAAAGGCTAACGTTGACTATGCTAAGATCGCTCGCCAGACAATCTGCGAGATCGGTTATGACAACTCAGCTAAGGGTTTTGATGGTAACACATGTGCTGTACTTGTAGCTCTTGACCAGCAGTCAGCTGATATCGCTATGGGTGTTGATAAGGCTCTTGAAGCAAGAGAGAACCAGATGACAGATGAGCAGCTCGAAGCTATCGGTGCTGGTGACCAGGGTATGATGTTCGGTTATGCTACAAACGAGACAGAAGAGTACATGCCTTATGCAATCAGCCTTGCACACAAGCTTACAAAGAAGCTTACAGAAGTTCGTAAGAACGGCACACTTGACTACCTCAGAGCAGATGGTAAGAGCCAGGTTTCTGTTGAGTATGATGAGAACGGTAAGGTTAAGAGACTTGAAGCTATCGTTATCTCAACTCAGCATGATGAAAAGGTAACTCAGGAGCAGATTCATGAGGATATCAGAAAGTACGTTATCGATGCAGTTGTAGACCTTTCACTCGTTGATGACAATACTAAGATCTATATCAATCCTACAGGCCGTTTCGTAATCGGCGGACCTCAGGGTGATGCTGGTCTTACAGGTCGTAAGATCATCGTTGATACTTACGGCGGAGCAGCTCGTCACGGCGGCGGTGCTTTCTCTGGTAAGGACTGCACAAAGGTTGACCGTTCTGCTGCATATGCAGCAAGATACGTTGCTAAGAATATCGTAGCAGCAGGCCTTGCAGACAGAGCTGAGATCCAGCTTTCATACGCTATCGGTGTAGCACAGCCTACATCAATCCTTGTAGATACATTCGGAACAGGTAAGGTTTCTGATGAGAAGCTTACAGAGGCAGTTCGTAAAGTATTCGATCTTCGTCCTGCTGGAATCATCAAGATGCTCGACCTTCGTCGTCCTATCTACAAGCAGACAGCAGCTTACGGCCACTTCGGACGTAACGACCTTAACCTTCCTTGGGAGCAGACTAACAAGGTTGAAGAGCTCAAGGCAGCAGTTAATGCATAA
- a CDS encoding cell wall hydrolase, translating to MRKKILSALLLITVLFGQLSIVSIGSSMDETIADMEAQEAETKEKISDLEKQTKETQDAINELNEQKQQTQNNVSSLQDQKSDLQDTVDDYSDKLDTLSAEIADTESAMAEVSAQIVELNAKLQETEALRKERYESLKKRMQMIYERGGEESLLMILFDAKSLKDFLTLYEYINDVVVYDQTKIAEYQALVDSIAAQVAEIELKEAELNEYQASLDEKHGELADLTDTVMGQLSSTNSALSSERSKLDDYEKQLSELDEKMKSLESQTAAAQAELAKQIAERLALTKEDTSGSYAASASELEWLAATIQAEAGGESYTGKLAVGSVIMNRVKSSAFPNDIVSVITQNMQFASYRSGKVELIIANGPNSTCIQAAQEVLDGARVGDYLFFMTQYWADYYGISEYTMIGNHAFFYRWVTNKKSDGGGSSEESAPGDPAPQEAAPAENPPEEAQPEQAQPEETTPPDAAPPEEAPQETPPEDSGGDAGSE from the coding sequence ATGAGGAAAAAAATCTTATCTGCTCTTCTTCTCATAACGGTTCTGTTCGGGCAGCTGTCTATAGTAAGCATTGGCAGCAGCATGGATGAAACTATAGCGGACATGGAGGCTCAGGAAGCTGAGACCAAGGAAAAGATATCAGACCTTGAAAAGCAGACCAAGGAGACTCAGGATGCTATAAATGAGCTAAATGAGCAGAAGCAGCAGACTCAGAATAACGTATCAAGCCTTCAGGATCAGAAATCTGACCTGCAGGATACGGTTGATGATTATTCTGACAAACTTGATACTCTGAGCGCAGAGATAGCTGATACTGAAAGTGCTATGGCAGAGGTTTCTGCGCAGATCGTGGAACTTAATGCAAAGCTTCAGGAGACAGAAGCCTTAAGAAAAGAGCGATATGAGAGCCTTAAAAAGCGAATGCAGATGATCTACGAACGAGGAGGCGAAGAAAGCCTTCTTATGATCTTGTTTGATGCAAAATCGCTTAAGGATTTTCTGACATTATATGAGTATATAAATGATGTAGTCGTATATGATCAGACCAAGATTGCAGAATATCAGGCGCTTGTCGACAGCATTGCTGCCCAGGTTGCAGAAATTGAGCTTAAAGAAGCTGAGCTTAATGAATATCAGGCAAGCCTTGATGAAAAGCATGGAGAACTAGCAGATCTTACAGATACAGTTATGGGACAGCTTTCATCCACAAACAGCGCCCTTTCTTCTGAAAGAAGTAAGCTCGATGATTATGAAAAGCAGCTTTCTGAACTTGACGAGAAAATGAAATCTCTTGAGTCTCAGACCGCAGCTGCTCAGGCAGAACTTGCTAAGCAGATCGCAGAAAGACTTGCGCTTACCAAGGAAGATACATCAGGTTCCTACGCTGCATCTGCATCTGAGCTTGAATGGCTTGCAGCTACCATACAGGCTGAAGCCGGAGGTGAATCCTATACAGGTAAGCTTGCAGTTGGCTCCGTTATAATGAACAGGGTTAAAAGTTCCGCATTCCCTAATGATATCGTCAGTGTCATTACTCAGAATATGCAGTTTGCATCCTACCGTTCAGGTAAGGTTGAGCTTATAATAGCAAACGGTCCCAATTCCACCTGTATTCAGGCGGCACAGGAAGTTTTGGACGGTGCCCGTGTTGGTGATTATCTGTTCTTTATGACACAGTACTGGGCAGATTATTATGGGATCAGTGAGTATACAATGATCGGTAACCATGCCTTTTTCTACAGATGGGTTACCAATAAAAAGTCTGATGGCGGAGGGAGCTCTGAAGAAAGTGCACCGGGGGATCCTGCGCCGCAGGAAGCAGCACCTGCTGAAAATCCGCCGGAAGAAGCACAACCTGAGCAGGCTCAGCCGGAAGAAACCACGCCGCCTGATGCTGCGCCGCCGGAAGAAGCTCCGCAGGAAACCCCTCCGGAAGATTCTGGAGGAGATGCGGGTTCTGAGTAA
- a CDS encoding DNA polymerase III subunit alpha, translating into MSFTHLHVHTEYSLLDGANKITEYIKRLKELNMTAGAITDHGVMYGVIDFYKEAKANGIKPIIGCEVYVAPASRFDKDTSSEDRYFHLILLAENNTGYANLSHIVSRGFTEGYYYKPRVDIDLLKEYHEGIICLSACLAGAIPRAITQGSYERAVEIAKEYDDIFGHGNFFLEMQDHGIPEQSDVNAALLRMSRELDIPLVATNDCHYTRAEDAASQDVLLCIQTQKKVSDDDRMRMGGKPDYYVKSEEEMRALFPYALEAIDNTQLIADRCNVDIEFGVTKLPHFDVPEGYDSWTYLNKLCDDGLKERYPDDDGTVRKQLDYELSVIKKMGYVDYFLIVWDYINWSREHDIAVGPGRGSAAGSVVSYCMHITNIDPVKYDLLFERFLNPERVSMPDIDVDFEYTHRQDVIDHVTRKYGKDKVVQIITFGTMAARGVIKDVARAMDIPYAYADTLSKMIPMELKITLDKALEMNPELRKEYEENDQAHELIEMCRKLEGLPRHTSIHAAGVVICSAPAEDLIPLSRSAEGSITTQFTMTTIEELGLLKMDFLGLRTLTVIKDAVNAANASIGAKKGDPNYIDIDNIDYNDPKVLASIGSGHADGIFQLESGGMQAFMKDLKPQSLEDVIAGISLFRPGPMDFIPKYIQGKNDQSSITYDTPELESILKPTYGCIVYQEQVMQIVQQLGGYTLGRADLVRRAMSKKKQHVMEVERNNFVNGNPDENVPGCASKGISADIANTIYDSMMDFAKYAFNKSHAACYAVVAMQTAWLKYYYPVEFMASLMTSVIDVPSKISYYISVCHSMGIEILAPDINQGEVGFSVSTYTDEKGDTKKAILYALTAIKSVGTPVIEAVVAERHLNGKFRNLNDFLTRMSGDGQLNKRAVEAFIKSGALDCLGGNRRQYMYAYSGIMDSLHNNKNTMAGQMSLFDLATPEVKRQFEIPLPNVAEFEKEELLAFEKEVLGFYVSGHPLEAYASFMKKRTSNITTDFYLDEETGIPEVKDGQKAILAGMITERRTKYTKNDKMMAFVTLEDLTGAVEVIVFPKTYERAAMKLNEDAHVIIEGHVSVEDEKNAKLIADKVMTFEEVPRTVWVQFANRDAFDSSEKEMLGIIEGHGGKDSIIAYLKDTKQMKKYPAIKFNAGNEVMNMLQDRFGNENVQIT; encoded by the coding sequence ATGTCATTTACTCATCTGCACGTCCACACTGAGTATTCTCTTCTAGACGGTGCCAACAAGATAACTGAATATATAAAGAGGTTAAAAGAGCTAAACATGACCGCCGGTGCCATCACAGACCACGGCGTTATGTACGGCGTTATCGACTTCTATAAGGAAGCTAAAGCAAACGGCATAAAGCCCATCATCGGCTGCGAAGTCTATGTAGCTCCCGCTTCCCGATTTGATAAAGACACTTCAAGTGAAGACAGATACTTCCACCTGATCCTCCTTGCTGAGAATAATACAGGATATGCCAACCTTTCTCACATCGTAAGCAGAGGCTTTACCGAAGGCTATTACTACAAGCCCCGTGTCGATATTGATCTGTTAAAAGAGTATCACGAAGGAATCATATGCCTGTCAGCATGCCTTGCAGGTGCTATTCCGCGTGCCATCACGCAGGGAAGCTATGAAAGAGCCGTAGAGATTGCCAAAGAATATGACGACATCTTCGGACACGGCAACTTCTTCCTTGAAATGCAGGATCATGGCATCCCGGAGCAGTCAGACGTAAATGCAGCTCTTCTTCGCATGTCAAGAGAGCTTGATATTCCGCTTGTTGCAACCAATGACTGCCATTATACAAGAGCAGAGGATGCTGCATCCCAAGACGTACTTCTTTGTATCCAGACACAGAAAAAGGTCTCCGACGATGACCGTATGAGAATGGGCGGAAAGCCTGACTACTACGTTAAGAGCGAAGAAGAGATGAGAGCTCTTTTCCCATACGCACTGGAGGCAATTGATAATACTCAGCTTATAGCTGACAGGTGTAACGTCGATATTGAGTTTGGCGTAACCAAGCTCCCGCATTTCGATGTGCCGGAAGGTTACGATTCCTGGACATACCTTAATAAACTCTGCGACGACGGACTCAAAGAGCGCTATCCTGATGACGACGGAACAGTAAGAAAGCAGCTTGACTACGAACTTTCTGTAATCAAGAAAATGGGCTATGTTGACTACTTCCTCATCGTATGGGACTACATCAACTGGTCAAGAGAGCATGATATAGCAGTAGGCCCCGGAAGAGGCTCTGCAGCCGGATCTGTCGTATCCTACTGCATGCATATTACTAATATAGATCCTGTTAAGTATGACCTGCTCTTCGAAAGATTCCTTAACCCGGAACGTGTCAGCATGCCTGATATAGACGTTGACTTTGAATATACCCACCGTCAGGACGTTATTGACCATGTGACGAGAAAGTATGGAAAAGATAAAGTCGTTCAGATCATAACTTTTGGTACCATGGCTGCAAGAGGCGTAATAAAGGACGTTGCCAGAGCCATGGATATTCCTTATGCATATGCAGATACTCTGTCCAAGATGATACCGATGGAGCTTAAGATAACCCTCGATAAAGCTCTTGAGATGAATCCTGAACTCAGAAAAGAATATGAAGAAAACGACCAGGCGCACGAACTCATAGAAATGTGCCGTAAGCTTGAAGGCCTTCCAAGGCATACCTCGATCCATGCAGCCGGCGTAGTAATATGCTCAGCGCCTGCAGAAGACCTGATCCCTCTTTCAAGATCTGCTGAAGGATCCATAACAACTCAGTTCACAATGACAACAATTGAAGAGCTGGGTCTTCTTAAGATGGATTTTTTAGGACTACGTACTCTCACCGTAATAAAGGATGCCGTTAACGCGGCCAACGCTTCTATTGGAGCAAAAAAAGGCGATCCAAACTACATCGATATAGACAACATAGATTACAACGATCCCAAAGTCCTTGCTTCTATAGGAAGCGGACACGCAGATGGAATCTTCCAGCTTGAATCAGGCGGAATGCAGGCTTTCATGAAGGATCTTAAGCCTCAGTCACTTGAAGATGTCATAGCGGGAATATCTCTTTTCCGTCCGGGCCCAATGGATTTCATACCTAAATATATTCAGGGCAAGAACGACCAGTCATCCATAACCTATGACACGCCTGAACTTGAATCTATCCTAAAGCCAACTTACGGCTGTATCGTATACCAGGAGCAGGTTATGCAGATCGTTCAGCAGCTGGGCGGTTATACTCTGGGCCGAGCTGACCTTGTAAGACGTGCCATGAGTAAGAAAAAGCAGCACGTCATGGAAGTTGAACGCAATAACTTCGTTAATGGCAACCCTGATGAAAATGTTCCCGGATGCGCATCCAAAGGAATATCTGCGGATATTGCAAATACCATCTACGACTCCATGATGGACTTTGCCAAGTACGCATTTAATAAATCCCACGCTGCATGCTACGCCGTTGTTGCAATGCAGACAGCATGGCTTAAGTACTATTACCCTGTTGAGTTCATGGCTTCCCTCATGACCTCCGTAATAGATGTACCATCCAAGATTTCCTATTACATATCCGTATGTCACTCTATGGGTATAGAGATCCTGGCTCCCGACATCAATCAGGGCGAAGTAGGATTTTCCGTAAGTACCTATACTGATGAAAAAGGCGATACCAAGAAAGCAATCCTCTATGCCCTCACTGCAATTAAGTCAGTCGGAACCCCAGTCATTGAAGCTGTAGTAGCTGAGCGCCACCTAAACGGTAAGTTCAGAAATTTAAACGACTTCCTTACAAGAATGTCAGGCGATGGCCAGCTCAACAAGCGCGCCGTAGAAGCCTTCATCAAGTCAGGCGCCCTTGACTGCCTTGGTGGAAACAGACGCCAGTACATGTACGCATATTCTGGCATCATGGACTCTCTTCACAACAACAAGAACACCATGGCAGGTCAGATGTCACTCTTCGATCTGGCGACTCCTGAGGTTAAAAGACAGTTCGAAATACCTCTTCCTAATGTTGCCGAATTCGAGAAGGAAGAACTTCTTGCTTTTGAAAAAGAAGTCCTCGGCTTTTATGTAAGTGGTCACCCGCTTGAAGCCTATGCTTCCTTCATGAAAAAACGTACGTCCAACATCACTACAGATTTCTATCTGGATGAAGAAACAGGTATACCGGAAGTTAAGGACGGCCAGAAAGCTATTCTTGCAGGAATGATAACTGAAAGAAGAACAAAATATACCAAAAATGACAAAATGATGGCATTCGTAACACTGGAAGACCTGACAGGAGCAGTTGAAGTAATCGTCTTCCCCAAGACTTACGAACGCGCTGCCATGAAGCTTAATGAAGATGCCCACGTAATAATAGAAGGCCATGTATCTGTAGAAGATGAAAAGAATGCCAAGCTTATCGCTGACAAAGTCATGACCTTTGAAGAGGTGCCCAGAACCGTATGGGTACAGTTTGCAAACAGGGATGCCTTTGATAGTAGCGAAAAAGAAATGCTTGGAATAATAGAAGGCCATGGCGGTAAAGATTCCATAATCGCCTACCTCAAAGACACAAAGCAGATGAAAAAATATCCTGCCATCAAATTCAATGCCGGTAATGAAGTAATGAATATGCTTCAGGACCGCTTTGGAAATGAAAATGTACAGATAACCTAA